A genomic window from Halorubrum lacusprofundi ATCC 49239 includes:
- a CDS encoding DUF7512 family protein: protein MTGTELLPGASPTVAALAVLGLVVLEAGLLYAGYGVLEDRLGPVIFRQIARR from the coding sequence ATGACCGGGACAGAGCTTCTGCCCGGTGCGTCGCCCACGGTGGCAGCGCTCGCCGTGCTCGGCCTGGTAGTCCTCGAAGCCGGGCTGTTGTATGCGGGATACGGGGTCCTCGAAGACCGGCTCGGTCCGGTCATCTTCAGACAGATCGCCCGGAGATAG
- a CDS encoding membrane protein produces MMLPTHVLGGMLLAAPLVRVAPELAPIGFVAGFLGGLFPDLDMYVGHRKTLHFPVYYSAFAALALFAALAVPSAATVGAALFLLGAAVHSVADMYGGGLELRPWEGNSDRAVYDHYRGTWIAPRQLVRYDGAVEDLALSIGLSLPLLYLLNGLFQQVVLGTLVVAAVYTMTRRHLAELAAWITPYAPDALLPFLPDRYHDDDPKQ; encoded by the coding sequence ATGATGCTCCCAACCCACGTGCTCGGCGGGATGCTGCTCGCCGCGCCGCTGGTGCGCGTGGCCCCGGAACTAGCTCCGATCGGATTCGTTGCCGGGTTCCTCGGCGGGCTCTTCCCGGATCTGGATATGTACGTCGGCCACCGCAAGACCCTCCACTTCCCTGTGTACTACAGCGCGTTCGCGGCGCTCGCTCTCTTCGCGGCCCTGGCGGTACCGTCGGCGGCGACCGTCGGCGCCGCCCTGTTCCTTCTCGGCGCGGCCGTCCACAGCGTCGCCGACATGTACGGCGGCGGACTGGAGCTGCGGCCGTGGGAGGGGAACTCCGACCGCGCCGTGTACGACCACTACCGCGGGACCTGGATCGCCCCGCGACAGCTCGTGCGGTACGACGGCGCAGTCGAGGACCTCGCGCTGTCGATCGGGCTGTCGCTTCCCCTCCTCTACCTGCTCAACGGCCTGTTTCAGCAGGTCGTGCTCGGCACGCTCGTCGTCGCCGCCGTGTACACGATGACCCGGCGCCATCTCGCGGAGCTTGCGGCCTGGATCACCCCCTACGCTCCGGACGCCCTGTTGCCGTTCCTCCCGGACCGGTACCACGACGACGATCCGAAGCAGTAG
- a CDS encoding ribonuclease H-like domain-containing protein, whose translation MRIENSFIPVEGVGETTERRIWREGVTTWESFDPAVDVAGVGSTTADRIESFIAEALTHLDDGDSAYFDRTFPSGERWRLYENFREETCFFDIETTGLDEHRDRVTTVSFHRDGETTTLVAGEDLTAERLREQFADASLLATFNGARFDVPFLETAFDIEIDTPHLDLMYPCKRIGLSGGLKPIEKEIGIERDRPDLSGRDAVRLWREYERGDDDALDTLVSYNREDTKNLRTLADTVTETLHEDVFVGETVER comes from the coding sequence ATGCGCATCGAGAACAGCTTCATCCCGGTCGAAGGGGTCGGCGAGACGACGGAGCGTCGGATCTGGCGCGAGGGCGTCACCACGTGGGAGTCGTTCGACCCCGCCGTCGACGTCGCGGGCGTCGGCTCGACCACTGCCGACCGGATCGAGTCGTTCATCGCCGAGGCGCTGACGCACCTCGACGACGGCGACTCCGCTTACTTCGACCGCACCTTCCCCAGCGGGGAGCGCTGGCGGCTCTACGAGAACTTCCGCGAGGAGACCTGCTTTTTCGACATCGAGACGACCGGCCTCGACGAACACCGCGATCGGGTGACGACGGTGAGCTTCCACCGGGACGGGGAGACGACCACGCTCGTCGCCGGCGAGGATCTCACCGCGGAGCGGCTCCGCGAGCAGTTCGCCGACGCCAGCCTGCTCGCGACGTTCAACGGCGCCCGGTTCGATGTTCCCTTCCTCGAGACCGCCTTCGACATCGAGATCGACACGCCCCACCTCGATCTCATGTACCCCTGCAAGCGGATCGGACTCTCTGGAGGGCTGAAGCCGATCGAGAAGGAAATCGGGATCGAGCGCGACCGCCCGGACCTCTCGGGCCGGGACGCCGTCCGGCTCTGGCGCGAGTACGAACGCGGCGACGACGACGCGCTCGATACCTTGGTCTCGTACAACCGCGAGGACACGAAGAACCTCCGGACCCTCGCAGACACCGTCACCGAGACGCTCCACGAGGACGTGTTCGTCGGCGAAACTGTTGAGCGGTAG
- a CDS encoding DUF5800 family protein produces the protein MSTDLTFTDDGVDVVYEGTEFELEKDLIEEATGKGYRDVTDHEVLQIVAKEPALDGEPVRIGDVL, from the coding sequence ATGAGTACCGATCTGACGTTCACCGACGACGGCGTCGACGTCGTCTACGAGGGCACCGAGTTCGAACTTGAAAAAGACCTGATCGAGGAGGCGACGGGCAAGGGGTACCGCGACGTCACCGACCACGAAGTGTTACAGATCGTGGCCAAAGAGCCCGCCCTCGACGGCGAGCCGGTGCGGATCGGCGACGTGCTGTAG
- a CDS encoding pyridoxal-phosphate-dependent aminotransferase family protein, whose amino-acid sequence MLMTPGPTAVPASVRDTMSRELINPDVDPAFHGIYNRLTDRLATVYGVDSDGDTGGDSAASTRDIVVPGGEGILGLEAAIASLVEPGTEVLCLSNGLYGDGFADFVADYGGEATLVSADYDDSLPLAELESVLADDDREFDLATMVHCETPTGTLNDLGPALDLLDEADEEILTVVDAVSSLGGVRVPTGRIDVCLGASQKCFSAPPGLTTAAISDRAWAAMEERDPHSLYTNFLPWRDTAEGFPYTHLTTEVVALDAALGLLVEEGLDAVRERHRAAATRCRERGAELGLEPYPAPERSSPTVTAFHVPGRAEELQRRLREERDVLVATGLGELADDILRIGHMGHNARISRVDEAMDALGDVL is encoded by the coding sequence ATGCTCATGACGCCGGGACCCACCGCGGTCCCCGCCTCTGTCCGCGACACGATGAGCCGCGAACTCATAAACCCCGACGTGGACCCCGCATTCCACGGGATCTACAACCGATTGACCGACCGGCTGGCGACGGTGTACGGAGTCGATTCGGACGGTGACACTGGGGGTGATTCCGCGGCGTCGACACGCGACATCGTCGTCCCCGGCGGCGAGGGAATCCTGGGACTCGAGGCCGCGATCGCCTCGCTGGTCGAGCCCGGGACCGAGGTGCTGTGTCTCTCGAATGGCCTCTACGGCGACGGTTTCGCCGACTTCGTCGCGGACTACGGCGGCGAGGCGACGTTGGTTTCGGCAGACTACGACGACTCCCTCCCGCTCGCGGAGTTGGAGTCGGTCCTCGCGGACGACGACCGCGAGTTCGACCTCGCGACGATGGTTCACTGCGAAACGCCGACAGGGACGCTCAACGACCTCGGGCCCGCGCTCGACCTCCTCGATGAGGCCGACGAGGAGATCCTCACCGTCGTCGACGCCGTCTCGTCGCTCGGCGGCGTCCGGGTGCCGACAGGACGGATCGACGTCTGTCTCGGCGCCTCTCAGAAGTGCTTCAGCGCGCCGCCGGGGCTCACTACCGCCGCGATCAGCGACCGCGCGTGGGCGGCGATGGAGGAGCGGGACCCGCATTCGCTGTACACAAATTTCCTCCCGTGGCGAGACACTGCAGAGGGGTTCCCGTACACCCACCTTACGACCGAGGTCGTGGCGCTCGACGCGGCGCTCGGGCTGCTCGTAGAGGAGGGACTCGATGCGGTTCGGGAGCGACACCGGGCGGCCGCGACGCGGTGTCGCGAGCGCGGCGCGGAACTGGGGCTGGAGCCGTACCCGGCCCCGGAGCGAAGCTCGCCGACGGTGACCGCGTTTCACGTGCCCGGACGGGCCGAGGAGCTGCAGCGTCGGCTCCGCGAGGAGCGCGACGTGCTCGTCGCGACCGGGCTCGGAGAGCTGGCGGACGACATCCTGCGGATCGGTCACATGGGACACAACGCACGGATCAGTCGGGTCGACGAGGCGATGGACGCACTGGGCGACGTATTATAA
- a CDS encoding polymer-forming cytoskeletal protein: MSLRGGGPIEELAVPSGTTVEEHDLVTDGDVLVGSQSTVEFGLRGRNVALGERVSVENDIEAEGDCRLDTWCSVDGNVLVGEDAYLGERVTVTGRLMVSGDLDIGDDVTIEEGFEANGWIVIRNPVPTLVFYFIVLSQLLRLGETDAADNLAEALADGEDVRDPLLVPRSAEISDDAWRVSTPASVGDDCRLHGNLRAESIRVGERNEVFGSLRAREGITVGADTTIHGDVTTRGGTVTVEAGARVLGDVSAGDLVVHDGAEIDGTLRARGEMKLVQETGDGDEGEGETESDDAGEDEGDADEIGETDADELSDEDGTSDGDDSADGEESDSDESGVEESDSGGSDVESPDTEEPDVDAEAT; the protein is encoded by the coding sequence GTGTCGCTGAGGGGAGGCGGTCCGATAGAGGAGCTCGCCGTCCCATCCGGGACGACCGTCGAGGAGCACGACCTCGTCACCGACGGCGACGTGCTCGTCGGCAGCCAGTCGACCGTGGAGTTCGGGCTCCGCGGGCGCAACGTCGCGCTCGGCGAGCGTGTGAGCGTCGAAAACGACATCGAGGCCGAGGGCGACTGCCGGCTCGACACGTGGTGTTCCGTCGACGGCAACGTCCTCGTCGGCGAGGACGCGTACCTCGGCGAGCGGGTGACCGTCACCGGTCGACTGATGGTCTCCGGCGACCTCGACATCGGCGACGACGTGACGATCGAGGAGGGGTTCGAGGCGAACGGGTGGATCGTCATCCGCAACCCCGTCCCCACCCTCGTCTTCTACTTCATCGTCCTCTCTCAGCTCCTGCGGCTCGGCGAGACCGACGCGGCCGACAACCTGGCGGAGGCGCTCGCCGACGGCGAAGACGTGCGTGACCCCCTGCTGGTCCCGCGTAGCGCCGAGATTTCCGACGACGCGTGGCGCGTTTCGACGCCCGCGAGCGTCGGCGACGACTGTCGGCTCCACGGCAACCTCCGCGCGGAGTCGATCCGCGTCGGCGAGCGCAACGAGGTGTTCGGCTCCCTGCGCGCCCGAGAGGGGATCACAGTCGGCGCGGACACGACGATCCACGGCGACGTCACTACTCGCGGCGGAACCGTCACGGTCGAAGCCGGCGCCCGCGTGCTCGGCGACGTCTCCGCCGGCGATCTCGTCGTTCACGACGGCGCCGAGATCGACGGCACCCTCCGCGCTCGCGGCGAGATGAAACTCGTTCAAGAAACCGGCGATGGCGACGAAGGTGAGGGCGAGACTGAGAGCGATGATGCCGGCGAAGACGAGGGCGATGCCGACGAGATCGGCGAGACAGACGCCGACGAACTATCCGACGAGGACGGGACGTCCGACGGCGACGACTCCGCGGACGGCGAGGAGTCGGACTCCGACGAGTCCGGCGTCGAAGAATCAGACTCCGGAGGGTCAGATGTCGAGAGCCCCGACACCGAGGAACCAGACGTGGACGCGGAAGCGACGTAG
- a CDS encoding inositol monophosphatase family protein, with the protein MADTDERAAVAERAARAGARVANDRFRSDIDVETKGEDDVVTEADRAAQRTVIESIRETFPDDAIVGEEEDERKTVPETGAAWVIDPIDGTSNYVRDIRVWGTAVAAVVDGEPVAAATVAPALGDVYTADTDGAYRNGESMCVSDVSNPRRATVDPTLWWDFDSRDEYAAACEAIVRRFSDLRRFGAAQIVLPTVAAGGLEGTISNLRANPWDSVAGVFMVRQAGGKATDIEGNRWRHDSTGLVVSNGNLHDEVLDAARAIEGLD; encoded by the coding sequence ATGGCTGACACAGACGAGCGCGCCGCCGTCGCCGAGCGCGCGGCGCGGGCCGGCGCGCGGGTTGCGAACGATCGCTTCCGGAGCGACATCGACGTCGAGACCAAAGGCGAGGACGACGTGGTGACGGAGGCGGACCGTGCGGCCCAGCGCACCGTGATCGAGTCGATCCGCGAGACGTTCCCGGACGACGCGATCGTGGGCGAAGAGGAGGACGAGCGCAAGACGGTCCCCGAGACGGGCGCCGCGTGGGTGATCGACCCGATCGACGGCACCAGCAACTACGTCCGAGACATCCGCGTCTGGGGGACCGCGGTCGCGGCCGTCGTCGACGGCGAACCGGTCGCCGCGGCCACCGTCGCGCCCGCGTTGGGCGACGTGTACACCGCCGACACGGACGGCGCGTACCGCAACGGAGAGTCGATGTGCGTCAGTGACGTGTCTAATCCACGGCGGGCCACGGTGGACCCGACGCTGTGGTGGGACTTCGACTCCCGTGACGAGTACGCCGCCGCCTGCGAGGCGATCGTTCGGCGATTCAGCGACCTGCGCCGGTTCGGCGCCGCACAGATCGTGTTGCCGACGGTCGCCGCGGGCGGACTGGAGGGGACCATCTCGAACCTGCGGGCGAACCCGTGGGACTCCGTCGCCGGCGTGTTCATGGTTCGGCAGGCCGGGGGGAAAGCGACGGATATCGAGGGGAACCGCTGGCGACACGACTCAACCGGGCTCGTCGTCTCGAACGGGAATCTCCACGACGAAGTGCTCGACGCGGCGCGCGCGATCGAGGGACTCGACTGA
- a CDS encoding DUF5786 family protein, which produces MGFGSYDESEQKDQDVDTDDDNAVNVHENDHDGEVTIEGGASTDDLVGRLSEMKDDEDDE; this is translated from the coding sequence ATGGGATTTGGATCGTACGACGAGAGCGAGCAGAAAGACCAGGACGTAGACACCGATGACGACAACGCCGTGAATGTCCACGAAAACGACCACGACGGCGAGGTCACCATCGAGGGCGGCGCGTCGACCGACGACCTCGTCGGGCGCCTCTCGGAGATGAAAGACGACGAAGACGACGAGTAA
- a CDS encoding SOS response-associated peptidase, with translation MCGRYTLFTPATDLEARFDADFAGVEPRYNCAPGQDLPVIADEDPTVATRMEWGLTPSWADESFDLINARAETVSEKRSFADAFERRRCLVPADGFYEWVDGGGPDSDVNRGGGGTTPYRVAFEDDRLFAMAGLYERWEPPEPETTQTGLGAFGGGAGEDDDSDDGGGPIETFTIVTTEPNDLVADLHHRMAVILEPDEEATWLRGAPDEAAALLDPYPADELTAHPVSTRVNSPAVDAPELIEPVG, from the coding sequence ATGTGCGGCCGCTACACCCTCTTTACTCCCGCTACCGACCTCGAAGCCCGATTCGACGCCGACTTCGCGGGCGTCGAGCCGAGGTACAACTGCGCGCCCGGGCAGGACCTCCCGGTGATCGCTGACGAGGACCCGACCGTCGCGACGCGGATGGAATGGGGACTGACCCCCTCGTGGGCCGACGAGTCGTTCGACCTGATCAACGCCCGCGCGGAGACGGTCAGCGAGAAGCGGAGTTTCGCCGACGCCTTCGAGCGGCGGCGGTGTCTCGTCCCCGCGGACGGGTTCTACGAGTGGGTCGATGGGGGCGGTCCCGACAGTGACGTGAACCGCGGCGGCGGCGGAACAACCCCCTACCGCGTCGCCTTCGAGGACGATCGACTGTTCGCGATGGCGGGGCTCTACGAGCGGTGGGAGCCGCCCGAACCGGAGACGACGCAGACGGGACTCGGAGCGTTCGGCGGCGGGGCGGGCGAGGACGACGATTCAGACGACGGCGGCGGACCCATAGAGACGTTCACAATCGTGACGACCGAGCCGAACGATCTCGTCGCCGACCTCCACCACCGGATGGCGGTGATCTTGGAACCGGACGAGGAGGCGACGTGGCTCCGCGGTGCCCCCGACGAGGCCGCCGCGCTACTGGACCCGTATCCGGCCGACGAGCTAACCGCGCACCCGGTGTCGACGCGGGTGAACTCTCCCGCCGTCGACGCGCCGGAGCTGATCGAACCGGTCGGCTGA
- the priS gene encoding DNA primase small subunit PriS translates to MDDRTREYLKGRFGDYYRRASPALPPDANLREWGHIPWTPGSGTTMLRHQSLYDLGDVDTFFADNAPRHAYFSAARYDDPGASTMSQKGWRSADLVFDLDADHLPGVDPDATSYPEMLAECKQALLRLLDFLEDDFSFDDLTVVFSGGRGYHVHVRDESVRELDSEARREVVDYVRAIDLDTEGLIRTVSERGTTKRVLRTEGGWGARVHEALIEYADDLREMDAEDARERLMELDGIGEGRAETILGAFDRNPTAVREGNVEAGGPGVRRLVSALAARVTATDTAPIDEPVTTDTRRLIRLPRTLHGGSGLVVTPIDRDDLDAFDPLRDAVPDRFVGREIRIETDVDRTVELNGERVRVEPGRNTVPEFAGVFLMARGEARKAPER, encoded by the coding sequence ATGGACGACCGGACGCGCGAGTACCTCAAGGGTCGGTTCGGCGACTACTACCGCCGGGCCTCGCCGGCGCTCCCGCCGGACGCGAACCTCCGCGAGTGGGGCCACATCCCGTGGACCCCCGGGTCGGGCACGACGATGCTCCGGCATCAGTCGCTGTACGATCTGGGCGACGTGGACACGTTCTTCGCGGACAACGCGCCCCGTCACGCGTACTTCTCGGCCGCCCGCTACGACGATCCCGGCGCGTCGACGATGTCGCAGAAGGGGTGGCGCTCCGCCGACCTCGTCTTCGACCTCGACGCCGACCACCTCCCTGGCGTCGACCCGGACGCAACCTCCTACCCCGAGATGCTCGCCGAGTGCAAGCAGGCGCTCCTGCGACTCCTCGACTTCCTCGAAGATGACTTCTCGTTCGACGACCTCACCGTCGTCTTCTCCGGCGGACGCGGGTACCACGTCCACGTTCGCGACGAGAGCGTGCGAGAGCTGGACAGCGAGGCGCGCCGCGAGGTCGTCGACTACGTCCGCGCGATCGACCTCGACACAGAGGGCCTGATCCGGACGGTCTCCGAGCGCGGCACGACCAAGCGCGTCCTCCGCACCGAGGGCGGCTGGGGCGCGCGAGTCCACGAGGCCCTGATCGAGTACGCCGACGACCTCCGCGAGATGGACGCCGAGGACGCCCGCGAGCGACTGATGGAACTCGACGGGATCGGCGAGGGACGTGCGGAGACGATCCTCGGGGCCTTCGACCGCAACCCCACCGCGGTCCGCGAGGGCAACGTAGAGGCCGGGGGCCCCGGCGTTCGCCGCCTCGTCTCCGCGCTCGCTGCGCGCGTGACCGCGACCGACACCGCACCGATCGACGAGCCAGTCACCACCGACACGCGGCGGCTCATCCGACTTCCAAGGACGCTTCACGGCGGATCTGGACTCGTCGTCACGCCGATCGATCGCGACGATCTGGACGCCTTCGATCCGCTCCGGGACGCCGTTCCCGACCGGTTCGTCGGCCGCGAGATCCGGATCGAGACCGATGTCGATCGGACGGTAGAATTAAACGGTGAGCGCGTTAGAGTTGAACCCGGTAGAAACACCGTGCCCGAGTTCGCGGGGGTCTTCCTGATGGCCCGCGGCGAGGCGCGGAAAGCCCCCGAACGATGA
- a CDS encoding sulfite exporter TauE/SafE family protein: protein MFGLLGLTPGLFALFVVFGFMVGVFFGFFGMGGSFLVTPALLILGYPAPVAIGSSMTFVFGTAVIATLKHHDTGQVDYRLGALMFVGIALGIEGGSRLVFGLEALGIAEAVVGIAYIFVLAAIGLLFTRSALNGDDEGDDEAGDGDASDESGGSNGDDDIPAIAQKVQSYNIPPMMTLADGQKASLWTISGVSAGVGVISGFLGVGGGFVRMPAIYYVIGTSLAAAVGTSLFTGLLSGGVGAFTYGRAGVIDLGIVTALLLGSALGARIGSGATAYVNEDDVTIYFGIMLLIASIAVALGEAAAWLSMPVLDQISFVLLVGSALFVCATILYHGALAVRRERGTPPSA, encoded by the coding sequence ATGTTCGGGCTACTCGGACTGACTCCTGGTCTCTTCGCGCTCTTCGTCGTCTTCGGCTTCATGGTCGGGGTGTTCTTCGGGTTCTTCGGGATGGGCGGATCGTTCCTCGTGACCCCCGCGCTGCTCATCCTCGGATACCCTGCCCCGGTCGCGATCGGGAGTTCGATGACGTTCGTGTTCGGGACCGCCGTGATTGCGACGCTGAAACACCACGACACCGGGCAGGTAGACTACCGGCTCGGCGCGCTGATGTTCGTCGGGATCGCTCTCGGGATCGAGGGCGGCAGCCGGCTGGTGTTCGGGCTGGAGGCGCTCGGTATCGCGGAGGCGGTCGTCGGGATCGCGTACATCTTCGTGCTCGCGGCCATCGGCCTCCTCTTCACGCGGAGCGCGTTGAACGGCGACGATGAGGGCGACGACGAAGCCGGCGACGGCGACGCAAGCGATGAGAGCGGAGGGTCGAACGGAGACGACGATATCCCCGCGATCGCCCAGAAAGTCCAGTCGTACAACATCCCGCCGATGATGACGCTGGCGGACGGACAGAAAGCCTCGTTGTGGACAATCTCCGGCGTCAGCGCCGGCGTGGGAGTGATTTCCGGGTTCCTCGGCGTCGGCGGCGGGTTCGTCCGGATGCCCGCGATCTATTACGTGATCGGCACCTCGCTCGCGGCCGCGGTCGGGACGAGCCTGTTCACCGGGCTACTCTCCGGGGGCGTCGGGGCGTTCACTTACGGGCGTGCCGGCGTAATCGATCTGGGGATCGTCACTGCGCTGTTGCTGGGGAGCGCGCTCGGTGCCCGGATCGGCTCCGGGGCGACTGCATATGTGAACGAGGACGATGTGACCATCTACTTCGGGATCATGCTGCTCATCGCGAGCATCGCCGTCGCGCTCGGCGAAGCGGCAGCGTGGCTCTCGATGCCCGTGCTCGACCAGATCAGCTTCGTCCTGCTCGTCGGCTCCGCGCTGTTCGTCTGCGCGACCATCCTCTACCACGGCGCCCTCGCGGTGCGGCGCGAGCGCGGCACGCCGCCGTCTGCGTGA
- a CDS encoding calcium/sodium antiporter, translating to MTSGTAIVQVGVVVIAVLGLWIGARALVDATVRVARRFGVGELTIGLTIVAMGTSTPELVVTVDAALAGLGEIGVGNIIGSNAYNLAFILGAVSLLRVIPVERSLVHRDGAALVLSTLVGAAALFDRTVTGVEGALLAGLFVAYTAYLVRDERTARSIDTEYADSRVTGAIPDGLSERGRDALLLVGGLALVLVSGHFMVEAASTLARSAGVSDWAIGGTIVAAGTSTPELAVSLVAMRRGHVGMSVGNVVGSNVFNVLGIMGIAAFLRPLAVGGAAIETVLWLTVVTVVMVVALWSGRRLSRTEGALFVCSEVSRWTLGLLRIFG from the coding sequence ATGACCTCGGGAACGGCGATCGTTCAGGTCGGGGTCGTCGTCATCGCCGTCCTCGGGCTGTGGATCGGCGCTCGCGCGCTCGTCGACGCGACCGTTCGAGTGGCGCGGCGGTTCGGCGTCGGCGAGCTCACGATCGGACTGACGATCGTCGCGATGGGGACCTCGACGCCCGAGCTCGTCGTGACGGTCGACGCGGCGCTTGCGGGGCTCGGCGAGATCGGCGTCGGCAACATCATCGGCTCTAACGCCTACAACCTCGCGTTCATCCTCGGCGCGGTGTCGCTGCTGCGGGTCATTCCCGTCGAGCGGTCGCTGGTCCACCGCGACGGCGCCGCGCTGGTGCTCTCGACGCTCGTCGGTGCCGCCGCTCTCTTCGATCGGACGGTGACCGGCGTCGAGGGCGCCCTCCTCGCGGGGCTGTTCGTCGCGTACACCGCCTACCTCGTCCGCGATGAGCGCACGGCGCGCTCGATCGACACCGAGTACGCGGACTCGCGGGTCACGGGAGCGATTCCGGACGGTCTCTCGGAGCGCGGCCGCGACGCGCTGCTGCTCGTCGGAGGGCTGGCCCTCGTCTTGGTCAGCGGGCACTTCATGGTCGAGGCGGCGTCAACGCTCGCGCGATCGGCCGGGGTCTCGGACTGGGCGATCGGCGGGACGATCGTCGCGGCGGGGACGTCGACGCCGGAACTCGCCGTGTCTCTCGTCGCGATGCGACGGGGTCACGTCGGGATGTCCGTGGGAAACGTCGTCGGGAGCAACGTGTTCAACGTGCTCGGAATTATGGGGATCGCGGCCTTCCTCCGGCCGCTCGCGGTCGGCGGCGCGGCAATCGAGACGGTCCTCTGGCTGACAGTCGTCACGGTCGTCATGGTCGTCGCGCTGTGGTCCGGACGGCGGCTCTCCCGCACTGAGGGCGCCCTCTTCGTCTGCTCCGAGGTGAGTCGGTGGACGCTGGGACTGTTGCGCATCTTCGGCTGA
- a CDS encoding MBL fold metallo-hydrolase: protein MEVEFLGGAREVGRSAVLVDDALLIDYGLLTADPPQYPLRDPEPDAVVVSHGHLDHVGAVPALLKGDRRPTIHWTPPTAAIARVLARDTLKLHGNSPLCPFSEEHVARLGEVEERHTYAEPFVVEAGGTAYEVTLFNAGHIPGSAHVLVDDGNTRLLYTGDFHTDDQRLVSGTTDRPDADVVICESTYADVTHEDRRVVEDRWVERVRTTLWEGGTVVAPAFAIGRTQELMLVAEANDLTPYVDGMGVEVTRLVRRHPEFLRDPEALRRATGAARFVTGRDGQRKRIAGDNALIITTSGMLAGGPVHSYLPEIRSNPTNTVTLTGYQVEGTPGRELQERGRLAINGTVRPVSARVESFDFSAHADRGGLEAFLESYRGSRVLVNHGDRCEAFAADLRGDGFDASAPELGERVEL from the coding sequence ATGGAGGTCGAGTTTCTCGGCGGTGCCCGTGAGGTGGGTCGGAGCGCAGTCCTCGTCGACGACGCGCTCCTCATCGACTACGGCCTGCTGACCGCGGACCCGCCGCAGTACCCCCTCCGCGACCCCGAACCCGACGCGGTGGTGGTCTCGCACGGCCACCTTGACCACGTCGGCGCGGTGCCGGCTCTCTTAAAAGGGGACCGACGCCCCACAATCCACTGGACGCCGCCGACCGCAGCGATCGCGCGAGTGCTGGCGCGCGACACCCTGAAGCTCCACGGCAACAGCCCTCTCTGCCCCTTCTCGGAGGAGCACGTCGCGCGACTCGGCGAGGTCGAGGAGCGCCACACCTACGCGGAGCCGTTCGTCGTCGAGGCGGGCGGGACCGCGTACGAGGTCACGCTGTTCAACGCCGGCCACATCCCCGGATCGGCGCACGTACTCGTGGATGACGGTAATACCCGTCTCCTCTACACCGGCGACTTCCACACCGACGACCAGCGACTGGTGTCGGGCACGACCGATCGGCCCGACGCGGACGTGGTGATCTGCGAGTCGACCTACGCTGACGTGACCCACGAGGACCGCCGCGTCGTCGAGGACCGATGGGTCGAGCGCGTGCGGACGACGCTCTGGGAGGGCGGCACCGTGGTCGCGCCCGCGTTCGCGATCGGGCGGACCCAGGAGCTCATGCTCGTCGCCGAGGCCAACGACCTGACCCCCTACGTCGACGGAATGGGCGTCGAGGTGACGCGGCTGGTCCGCCGGCATCCCGAGTTCCTGCGCGATCCGGAGGCGCTCCGCCGGGCGACGGGCGCCGCGCGCTTCGTGACCGGTCGCGACGGCCAGCGCAAACGGATCGCCGGCGACAACGCGCTGATAATCACTACCTCCGGAATGCTCGCCGGCGGTCCGGTCCACTCGTACCTCCCGGAGATTCGGTCGAATCCGACGAACACGGTGACGCTGACAGGGTATCAGGTCGAGGGGACGCCCGGCCGAGAGCTGCAGGAGCGCGGCCGGCTGGCGATAAACGGGACGGTGCGTCCCGTCAGCGCTCGAGTGGAGTCGTTCGACTTCTCAGCGCACGCCGACCGCGGGGGGTTGGAGGCGTTCTTGGAGTCCTACCGGGGGTCGCGGGTGCTCGTGAATCACGGTGATCGCTGTGAGGCGTTCGCGGCGGACTTACGCGGGGACGGGTTCGACGCGAGCGCGCCCGAACTGGGAGAGCGGGTGGAGCTGTAG